The sequence ACTGTGTAAAGAGAAGTCATACATCGGACCTGAGGCAAAATTTGAACAAGGGATCAACAACTTTCCTAATGTTGTACTAGGTTTAGATTTGGTAACTTCCcaattctcttttttatttttttctgacCCTTTTATAACGGACTAAAATGTCAAAAACAGAGTTACATTATTATAATTGAGTTAATCACAACTAGATGTCGAATTCGTGAAGACAACTTGAGACATTTTCCAACCAAGTAAAGACAACCATCACAATATTAAAAACTAGTTGCTCCAAATTCTCCTTGATACAACATTGATTGTGTTATTCTTACCTGATTCTAGTCGCTCACTTTGTTTGCTCCAAATtaatttatctttattttccCTGTTCAAGATTCAATCAAAATACACCTTAAAATTTAAGGGTCCGATATGCACAATCTAACTAACCGTAACCGTATCCTATAAGGATTTGGATTGAGAAATATATGATCTTAGAGCCTGCAGCTTTGAATAGATTTACTGTTTTGATCGCATGCTTAGTACAGGGATTGTATCTACATAGCAGTGTCTCCTAAAACTGCTACACAAGTTATTAATGAATATACCCCATCCCACTCTACCAACTCAATTATTCCCCATTGAATTCGTCAACTCAAACCCCATTATTTTTCGTACCACACGCTCACACTCTTCAACTCCCACAACAAACtggttttctttcctttccttaATAATCATAATCTCATCTTGCATTCGTTTTAAATTCgaatcatcttcctcttcacgTTATTCTTGCTTGCCCTTTTAGGTATCTGTGCAGTTAAACATCGCCAAGTACATGAAAAGATCCCCTTAACCCTCCTCCCAAATCCAATTTCTCTAAACAAAACAAGCccccaaagaagaaaacagagcaCCAAAGATGAGCCACAGAAAAGTTCATTCACAAGGGAGCGTACCCTTTTCATGGGAGGCCATGCCCGGCGTCTCCAAGGTCACAAATCAAGACTGCCCTgcagattttggggttggtgCCCTTAACTGCCTCTCTGCAGAAGAAGACTCTGGAGATAGCCCCAATAAGTTGGCGAACAATCCTGAGATAAAGATTCCTCTGCCTCCATGCCCATTATTGAAGGTTCCGAGTAGAAGTAGTTCGACGAAGGGGTTTAGATGGCATGTAGAAGCAGACCCCTTTCTCCTGGCTTACAAAGAGTGCACCAAAAGTACAAGCACTTTGAATAATAATTCAGGTAAGCTGCCTGGCAGTGAGAATAATAAGAAAGGTTTCGGTGCAATTGGGTGTAAAGTCAGGAAGAGCAGgttcaatatgttttcttgCAAGAATTCATGTGATGTGAGAGAGAATAATTTTGTAAAGCTGTCTCAGCTTCCTGCTCTCCC comes from Prunus dulcis chromosome 6, ALMONDv2, whole genome shotgun sequence and encodes:
- the LOC117632186 gene encoding uncharacterized protein LOC117632186, which encodes MSHRKVHSQGSVPFSWEAMPGVSKVTNQDCPADFGVGALNCLSAEEDSGDSPNKLANNPEIKIPLPPCPLLKVPSRSSSTKGFRWHVEADPFLLAYKECTKSTSTLNNNSGKLPGSENNKKGFGAIGCKVRKSRFNMFSCKNSCDVRENNFVKLSQLPALPRDRSGSTR